GCTTTGAGTTGTTCCAGAACCCCATAGGCCTTGCCGGTTTCGAATTGAATGCGATTGCCGACGCCGTTCAGTTCCGCATTGGCTTTTGCCTGTTCAATGGCCGACTGCGAGGAGTCATAGGCGAGAACCGATTGCGCCTCGCCGTTGATGATTGCGTTTAGCGCGAAGGCGCCCGTGTAACAATGCAGTTCCAGCAGACGATGGTTTTTGACATAGCGAGAGACAGCGAGACGATTGTCACGCTGATCCAGATAGAAGCCGGTTTTCTGTCCGGTGACCATGCTCATGCCGTAGCGGATATTGTTTTCTTCCAGAAAGAAATGTTCCGGCGGCGGGTCGCCGTCGAGCAATTGATCGGCGATTTCGAGTCCTTCTGCTTCGCGCATCCCCTTCTCTGTTCGCAGCCAGATGCCTTTGGGAGAAAACCGTTCTTTCAGAAACCGAATGACCAGATCCTGTTTCAAAGAGAGTGCCAGGCTTGAGAATTGAACCAGAAACCATTCCCCATAGCGGTCAATCGTCAGGCCTGAAAGTTGATCAGCTTCGCTGAACACCAGACGGCAGCCAGTCGATTCCAATGAATCAAGCAGCCCGACGGATTCGCGGAGTGCAACGGCCTGCTCCAGGCGCTGCGTCCAGAAGGCGTCGTCGAGTTCCTGCGTTTCCTCCCAGGAGTAGAGACGGACGCGGATATTGCTGTTCGCGTTAAACAAACCCCGGGCAATGAATTCTCCCTTGTCCGATTGCAGAATGACTTCCGTACCTGGTTCGGGAGATCCTTCGATCCGGGAGATGGCCCCGGCAAAGACCCAGGGGTGTCGCCCAAAGAACGGAAGTGCGCGACGTGGCTTGAGTGTCACACGTGGTAGAGGTTTCGTTTCGGTGACGTTTGTCTCGGTGGCGGTAGTCGCGTCAGCCTCGAGCGGGCTTGAATCACTCATGAGAGTTTTCTAATCAAAAAGATCGGTAGAGTGTCTGTCTCTATCGAAAAAGAAATAAGGGACGTTCATTCACAGCAGGAGCCGGGAAGGAACAGAATGTAGATTGCTATGCAGTGCAAGCAGTGTTCCGCGTCGAAAGCGGCTTGCATTTATGATTTATGCTTCACTGGAAGTCGATTTGGTCGTGCCTTCTACTTCCGCAAGATAAGCCAGCAGTCGATCCCGTTCATTGGTCAGATGTCTGACACGCAGGAGAGAACGGACACGCGTTGTGAGTTCAATGCGATTCACGGGCTTGGTTAAAAAGTCATCACAGCCCGCCTGCACGGATTTTTCGATGTCTCCCATTTCATTCAATGCAGTAATGATGAGAATGGGGATATCTCTGGTTTCCTCGTTTTGTTTCAGTTGCGTACAAACTTCATAGCCACTGAGTTTGGGCATCATGATGTCCAGCAGGATCAGATCCGGTTCGATCTCGGCAACTTTATCCAGCGTTTCTTTTCCATCATACGCCATGAACGTTTCGTAGCCTTCATCCAACAGGTAGGCATCGAGCAGTTCGCAGTTTTGATGGTTGTCATCTGCGATAAGTATTTTTGAATTCTTCAAAGAGATTTCAGACGACATAATCGTTTGCCTGTAGTGTAAGATCGATTTAAAAATCTGGCCCATTCAACTGGCATGAAGCATGTTTTCATGCACTCTGAAAGTAATTTATCTCATTTACCAGGGAATCACAACAACCGGTTCATCGTTTTTTACCGGCTGCTGCTCGTTTTCTGGTTGTTTTCTATGGGAATCCGCCTCAGGCGCATCGGCAGTTGTTCCCACATCCGGTGGATTCGGATTTTGTAGTCGGTCGTTTGCAGCCACAGCTCTGTTTGTTGCAGCCACAACCTGATTTTGTTCCTTTTGTCACAGGAGAGGCGACGATCAGCCGACGGAGTAGAACTTCGTTAATCCGCCCGCGAAAACGAATCTTGCCATCAATGGTGACAACAGGGACACACGTTCCAAACTGTTCGACGAGCACTGGGTCACTATAGATATCCACAAATTCTGCCGGAGGGAGGTAGGCCGCGTAATCTTCCAGGATTTCAGCTGCTTCCTCGCACAGGGGGCAGTTTTCTTTAGAATAAACGAAAAGTGTTTCAAATCGCTGTCCTTGCTCATCGGGCATCCAGTCTTCTTTGGGCTGAATGCTGCGATTGCGTTCGGCGTGTTTCATTTCATTGCTGGAAACCTGTTTCAGGACAGCAACCCCGCCGAAGGAGAGACACAGTGCCAGTAATTTCCAGATAGCAGGGCTCTGATACCAGGAACGAGGCATGTTAAATGGGAGCCATTCGGTGCCGGTCAGCGAGAGGGCTAGAATCGCTAAGCCTAGAAATAGCATGAAGTTCCCTAAAAAAGGGAGCCCTTTGGGAAGTTCTTCTTTGTGTGCGATTGTGCTCATATGATTTTCCTCGGCCGCATCCCTTCTCACTGACACAGTACGGCGTATCCTGTCCGCCGCCTCTTCTATAATAGTAATCATCGAAATTCTTCCCGGAATATTATAGTCAATTGCCCTGCTTTTTAAATCTCTTCGTGGTTTTCACTCTCCTGAATCGTGCTGCAGTGGAGAAATGGGACGTTATGAATAGTGTTCAAAAGGTCTTTGTGCGGATCTCGGAGGAAATGGGCCTGGGTGCGATGGTTTGGCTTTATTCGGGATTCGAGAGATTCCCTAAACCAATACTGGTCAGTCATTAAAACGGATGCTAGAGTGTTACTATTACCTTGCTGCGTATTGAGATTCATCGAAGGACACGTTGAGCGAATTGGTAGAGAATGGCAGGAAAACTAACGGCCGAGGGTTTTTTAAACCTGGTTAAACAAAGCGGTTTGGTTTCGGTCGATCAGCTGAAAAAACTCCTCTCCGAATATCAGGAACAAGGGATCAAGCTGGGAGATCGCGAGCCGGCTGAGATCGCTGATGAACTGATTCAGCGTACTCTTCTGACGCGCTGGCAGGCGAATAAGCTGCTGCAAGGCAAGCACAAAGGTTTTTTCCTGGGGAAATACCGTTTGCTGGATCTGGTCGGCAAAGGGGGCATGAGCTCGGTCTATCTGGCGGAACATGTTCTGATGCGTCGCCGCTGTGCGATCAAAGTGCTGCCATCCAAACGCGTGAACGACGCCTCTTATCTGGCGCGGTTTCATCGCGAAGCGCAGGCGGTGGCCTCGCTGGATCATCCGAATATCGTGCGTGCTTACGATGTCGACCATGAAATGGAAAATGACGCCGAGATTCATTTCCTGGTCATGGAATATGTAGACGGACAGGATTTGCAGGAGATTGTCTCAAAGAACGGCGCGCTCGAGTTTCGTGATGCCGTCAATTATATTAGACAGGCAGCGCGCGGATTAGCCCACGCACATGAAGCCGATATGGTGCACCGCGACGTGAAGCCGGGCAACCTGCTGGTTGATTCCAAAGGTGTCGTCAAGATTCTTGATTTGGGGCTGGCCCGTTTTTTTCACGAAGGCGAAGACAAATCGCTGACGATTGCCCATGACGAAAAAGTACTGGGAACGGCTGATTACTTGGCGCCCGAGCAGGCGATCGACAGTCACATGGTCGATTCCCGGGCCGATATTTACAGCCTGGGATGTACGCTCTACTTTATGTTGACCGGACACCCCCCCTTCACCGAAGGCACGCTCGCGCAGCGGCTGATGGCACATCAAACCAAAGAACCACCGCCGATTACCAAAGACCGCCCTGATACTCCAGAGGATCTGGTTCAGATCCTGGAGAAGATGATGGCGAAAGATCGCGATGCACGCTATCAGACGGCCGAAGAAACTGCCGATGCGCTGTATGAATGGCTGCAGAATAATACCGATGAAGAGTGGCGGCAAAACAATCTGAGTAGTGGCCTGGGGTCTGGTGTTGGTTTATCGCAGGCGGGATCCGACGCTAAGGATCAACAGAAAAAAAATCCGGAACTGGCTGCCTTTCTCTCCAATCTGAAGGATGAACCAGCGAGCGCCAAGGGGCCGGGCTCCGGTGAAGTCAAACAGACGCCGAGCCGTCCACAGCAGCCGGCTGCCAAGCCCTCTTCGGATGTCCGTGATTCATCAGTCATCAAAGAGGATAAAATCAGTACTGCGTCGACGCGAATTGCCGGAGCAGAAGAGACAAGGCAGAAACTGGAACCGAAACCGTCTGCTCCCCCTGCAAAGCCAGCAGCAAAGCAGACAGCAAAACCTGTCGCGAAGCCCGTCGCAAAACGAGCTGCAAAGCAGGTTGCCAAGCCGGTGAAACGCCCTGTGAAAAAAGCGGCGCCGGTGGTCGAAGCCCTGCCTTCCGACTCGGCTGTGATGGAAGCGGAGCCCGATGAAATCGAAGCAGAAGTTGTCGAAGAGGCAGCGCCGGCTGAACTCTCACTGACCAGCCAGAAATGGTTTCTCCCTGCCGTCGTTGGCGGCGGAGTGGGTTTGCTGCTGATTGCAGGTGTGGTGATGTTCGCGCTGTCCGGGGAAGAGAATGCAAAGCCACAGGAAGTCAAAGTCGCCCCTCCGAAAGAAAAAGAAACAGAGAAAAAAGCTCCGACTCCAGAGACACTGCCTGAGGAAATTAAAGTAGGTCCGAAAGAAGATTACAAAACGATTGCCGCGGCTTTGAAAGACATTCAGATCGTCTTCGACAAAACCTTTGGCGTCGACAGCAAAACATATACGATCAAAGTGACCGCAGGACAGGAACTGAAAGAACGCATTCAGATCGATAATTCGGATCTGAATTACCCTAAAGGAATTACGATTGTCGCTGAAAGTGGAAAACCGGTGATCCTGGCACCGGATGGGCCAGAAGCGGTGATTCAACTGAAGGGCATCGAAGGGCTGGCCATCGATGGTTTTCTCATTCGAGCGCAAGGGAAGAAGGTCGCGGTTGAACTGTCTGAATTTCTGGTTGGTACGAAACTGAAAAACCTGAAAATCAATGATTTTCAGGAAACGGGCATTTTGGCAAGAGGCATTTCCGGATTAGGGAATTTGCCATTCCTGCTGGAGAACGTGAGACTCAAAGCGGGAAGTCCTCAGGCGGTCGGACTCGATTTCACCGGTGATACGAATAGTAGTATTGTGATGTCCAATGTGCGTTGTCTGAACGCGATGCAGACAGGCCTGCGGTTTTCCTCCAGTGTCAGAGACACTCAGATCAAAGAGTCGATCTTTTCTGAATCGTCGACCGGCATCCGTTTTGAGTCTCTCGGACAAGACCTGACGAATCTGAAATTGACCAACAACACGTTTTTTATTGTAAAATCGGGAATCGTCTTCTCTGTCATGCCCGGGCCCGGTAGCGAAACAATTCAGATTTCGCGCAATCTGTTTGCCGCCATTGAAGGTCCTGAAGCGAAAGTCGAGCAGCAGAATGACCCCAAAGTCTGGGCCAAAATTTTAACGGCGCAGGAAAATGAATCGTCCCGTACGGCACCCACACCTGTGCCCGCTGATGAACTGGACCTGTTCAAGAACAAAGGCAAACGAGGAGATGCGAATTTGAGCAATTTCGTTTCGACCACTCCCGGCGATGAGAAATTCCTCTCCCCTGCCCCGGATAATCCAGCCCGCAAAGTCGCTGGCACGCCCGGCGGCATGAAACCGTATGTAGGTGCCGTTGGTCCGTAAGCGACCTCACTTTTCAGCCTGTAGCAAAATGTAGGGGTCGCCCTGTGTGGCGACCCGCGGTATCGACGTCGTTTGTGTGCTTGTGTGCGGCGTTGATTCCGGTTCCGTTCTGCGTATGATTTGAAGTTGCATATCGCGAGGCGGGCGGGCACATAGACCTGCTCCAACAACTCAAGAATCATTTACGTCAGTCCCAGGTCTTCGTAAATCGCGTCGTTGATCTCTTTCGCGCGGCGTTGATGTTTGGGTTCACCCGGTCTGCCGTTGGCGACGACGGCCACCACCAGTTCCCGTTCCGGGTCTGCAAAGGCAATCGATGACTGGGAACCGCCGTGCCCAAAGGTCGCTTCGGATGCATATTGGCCGAAGCCATAAGGGACGGTTTCTGCGCCGTAGCGGTTGGAGTTCACGATGAAGCCCAGACCGTAGTCGACCGTATGCTGCAACGTTAAATCGAATTCGCCGACCCGGTGCCGACTGGTCATGGTTTCAACAGTCTGTGGTTCAAACAGCGGCATGCCTTCATTCAGCAGACATTCATAAAACCAGCCCAGTTCGTGAATCGGACCACGGGCATTGCCGCCCGGCGAAGGGGTTACACAGCGCGGCGCTGCATGCCAGTCGGTGAGCTGCATCTCTCCTTTTTCGCGCTGATAGACATACGCGATGTTGTCTTGTACCTGCTCGTAGACCTCAGGCGGCATGCCGACCCAGCTGTCTGTCATGCCCAGCGGTTCCAGAATTAACTCTCGGATTAACTTGGGATACGGTTTTTCCGTGAGCCGTTGCAGAACTTCTCCCAGAATGAACCAGCTGGATGTGACGTGATAGCCGGCCGTTTTTCCGATTTGCCAGTTCTCTTCCAGGGGCGCATCATAAATTCGCTGCAATGTTTCGTTCCAGCTTAACTCCGGCCAGCCGGTATTCACGGGACGAAAGCCGGCAGTGTGGTTGAGTAGATGGAGTAACGTGATTGGTTCT
This window of the Gimesia fumaroli genome carries:
- a CDS encoding glutaredoxin family protein, producing the protein MSTIAHKEELPKGLPFLGNFMLFLGLAILALSLTGTEWLPFNMPRSWYQSPAIWKLLALCLSFGGVAVLKQVSSNEMKHAERNRSIQPKEDWMPDEQGQRFETLFVYSKENCPLCEEAAEILEDYAAYLPPAEFVDIYSDPVLVEQFGTCVPVVTIDGKIRFRGRINEVLLRRLIVASPVTKGTKSGCGCNKQSCGCKRPTTKSESTGCGNNCRCA
- a CDS encoding serine/threonine protein kinase produces the protein MAGKLTAEGFLNLVKQSGLVSVDQLKKLLSEYQEQGIKLGDREPAEIADELIQRTLLTRWQANKLLQGKHKGFFLGKYRLLDLVGKGGMSSVYLAEHVLMRRRCAIKVLPSKRVNDASYLARFHREAQAVASLDHPNIVRAYDVDHEMENDAEIHFLVMEYVDGQDLQEIVSKNGALEFRDAVNYIRQAARGLAHAHEADMVHRDVKPGNLLVDSKGVVKILDLGLARFFHEGEDKSLTIAHDEKVLGTADYLAPEQAIDSHMVDSRADIYSLGCTLYFMLTGHPPFTEGTLAQRLMAHQTKEPPPITKDRPDTPEDLVQILEKMMAKDRDARYQTAEETADALYEWLQNNTDEEWRQNNLSSGLGSGVGLSQAGSDAKDQQKKNPELAAFLSNLKDEPASAKGPGSGEVKQTPSRPQQPAAKPSSDVRDSSVIKEDKISTASTRIAGAEETRQKLEPKPSAPPAKPAAKQTAKPVAKPVAKRAAKQVAKPVKRPVKKAAPVVEALPSDSAVMEAEPDEIEAEVVEEAAPAELSLTSQKWFLPAVVGGGVGLLLIAGVVMFALSGEENAKPQEVKVAPPKEKETEKKAPTPETLPEEIKVGPKEDYKTIAAALKDIQIVFDKTFGVDSKTYTIKVTAGQELKERIQIDNSDLNYPKGITIVAESGKPVILAPDGPEAVIQLKGIEGLAIDGFLIRAQGKKVAVELSEFLVGTKLKNLKINDFQETGILARGISGLGNLPFLLENVRLKAGSPQAVGLDFTGDTNSSIVMSNVRCLNAMQTGLRFSSSVRDTQIKESIFSESSTGIRFESLGQDLTNLKLTNNTFFIVKSGIVFSVMPGPGSETIQISRNLFAAIEGPEAKVEQQNDPKVWAKILTAQENESSRTAPTPVPADELDLFKNKGKRGDANLSNFVSTTPGDEKFLSPAPDNPARKVAGTPGGMKPYVGAVGP
- a CDS encoding response regulator, which encodes MSSEISLKNSKILIADDNHQNCELLDAYLLDEGYETFMAYDGKETLDKVAEIEPDLILLDIMMPKLSGYEVCTQLKQNEETRDIPILIITALNEMGDIEKSVQAGCDDFLTKPVNRIELTTRVRSLLRVRHLTNERDRLLAYLAEVEGTTKSTSSEA
- a CDS encoding class I SAM-dependent rRNA methyltransferase; this translates as MSDSSPLEADATTATETNVTETKPLPRVTLKPRRALPFFGRHPWVFAGAISRIEGSPEPGTEVILQSDKGEFIARGLFNANSNIRVRLYSWEETQELDDAFWTQRLEQAVALRESVGLLDSLESTGCRLVFSEADQLSGLTIDRYGEWFLVQFSSLALSLKQDLVIRFLKERFSPKGIWLRTEKGMREAEGLEIADQLLDGDPPPEHFFLEENNIRYGMSMVTGQKTGFYLDQRDNRLAVSRYVKNHRLLELHCYTGAFALNAIINGEAQSVLAYDSSQSAIEQAKANAELNGVGNRIQFETGKAYGVLEQLKADGEQFDSVILDPPKMARHRSGVKQALKGYFSLNRLAFDVLKPGGILVTCSCSGLISQLDFQQMLASVSQHTGRHLQILEQRGQPADHPVSPSCPENHYLKCFICRVL
- a CDS encoding serine hydrolase domain-containing protein — translated: MPPLQDRLPTTHQRILEGIEQELHTGVQIYVSYQGAVIADTGVGEARPGVPMTENTINLWLSAGKPLTAMAIARLWEQGKLDLDDRVTRFIPEFGTHGKEPITLLHLLNHTAGFRPVNTGWPELSWNETLQRIYDAPLEENWQIGKTAGYHVTSSWFILGEVLQRLTEKPYPKLIRELILEPLGMTDSWVGMPPEVYEQVQDNIAYVYQREKGEMQLTDWHAAPRCVTPSPGGNARGPIHELGWFYECLLNEGMPLFEPQTVETMTSRHRVGEFDLTLQHTVDYGLGFIVNSNRYGAETVPYGFGQYASEATFGHGGSQSSIAFADPERELVVAVVANGRPGEPKHQRRAKEINDAIYEDLGLT